One Mobula birostris isolate sMobBir1 chromosome 4, sMobBir1.hap1, whole genome shotgun sequence DNA window includes the following coding sequences:
- the LOC140196804 gene encoding uncharacterized protein yields the protein MMCSWDSNQIESVRVNWLKDNINIFSNKTGKYQYGRTKYIVEMNSSSLTILSVSQNDSAIYHCEVFVEIPSFRRARGEGTILNVIDIATETDFITWILVAVSPIILIVFIVLFYCFWRAKCSQRNDRYVYENSTAKKREAIKEEDKRSQLYVNSSELRHNCQKTKDKSENIYKNISVAQWRKHQTMNRMPKKDLPSVIYQNNIKHGR from the exons ATGATGTGTTCCTGGGACAGCAACCAGATTGAGAGCGTCAGAGTGAACTGGCTAAAGGACAACATCAACATTTTTTCAAACAAAACAGGAAAATACCAGTATGGAAGGACAAAGTACATTGTTGAAATGAACAGCTCAAGCCTTACCATTCTGAGTGTCTCGCAGAATGACTCTGCAATCTACCACTGCGAGGTATTCGTGGAAATTCCATCATTCAGAAGAGCAAGGGGAGAAGGGACAATATTAAACGTCATTG ATATCGCTACTGAGACGGATTTCATCACCTGGATTCTGGTAGCCGTCAGTCCCATAATACTGATCGTGTTCATAGTTTTGTTCTACTGCTTCTGGAGAGCAAAATGCTCACAGCGGAATG ACAGATATGTATATGAAAATTCTACTGCAAAAAAGAGAGAAGCTATTAAAGAGGAGGATAAAAG ATCCCAACTTTACGTAAACAGCTCAGAGTTGAGACACAACTGTCAGAAAACCAAGGATAAATCAG AGAACATCTACAAAAATATCTCAGTTGCACAATGGAGGAAACATCAGACAATGAACAGAATGCCAAAAAAAGATCTTCCGTCAGTAATATATCAGAATAACATCAAACATGGAAGATAA